In the genome of Bradyrhizobium arachidis, one region contains:
- a CDS encoding branched-chain amino acid ABC transporter permease, with protein sequence MLNAIIPLLLDSLASAALIFFAAVGLTLVFSVLRVLNVAHGSLYSIGGYVAASICLFIASRQLNPYLSFAALLFSAVCVAAIFGPLIERGLVRWTYGKSEAVQILITFGLFLILEDLQRVIFGVQSFYEDAPMRLLGTTSIGGVVYLNYQILLVGMAFLVVIGLRLLINHTRLGRLITAVVTDREMAQSIGIDTNRIFILALSLGVFLAALGGALATPTSGIAPGLGADTMVLAFAVAAIGGLGQIEGAALASLIVGLARVLAIYLAPSLDAVAPYAAMLVVLLIRPYGLFGSVAARRI encoded by the coding sequence ATGTTGAATGCAATCATCCCCTTGCTGCTGGACAGCCTCGCGAGCGCCGCGTTGATCTTCTTCGCGGCGGTCGGCCTGACGCTCGTCTTCAGCGTGCTGCGAGTCCTCAATGTTGCCCACGGCAGCCTCTATTCGATCGGCGGCTATGTCGCGGCCTCGATCTGCCTGTTCATCGCGAGCCGGCAGCTCAATCCTTATCTATCGTTCGCGGCGCTCCTGTTCAGCGCCGTGTGCGTTGCGGCGATCTTCGGTCCGTTGATCGAACGGGGGCTGGTCCGCTGGACCTATGGCAAGTCGGAGGCCGTGCAGATCCTGATCACGTTCGGGCTGTTCCTCATCCTGGAGGATCTGCAGCGCGTGATCTTTGGCGTGCAATCCTTCTACGAAGACGCGCCGATGCGATTGCTCGGGACCACCTCTATCGGTGGCGTCGTCTATCTCAACTACCAGATCCTCCTGGTTGGGATGGCGTTCCTCGTCGTCATCGGCCTGCGGCTCTTGATCAACCACACCCGGCTGGGGCGCCTGATCACGGCCGTGGTTACTGATCGCGAGATGGCGCAGTCGATTGGTATCGACACCAACCGGATCTTCATTCTGGCGCTCTCACTCGGCGTGTTCCTGGCAGCATTGGGCGGCGCGCTGGCGACGCCGACGTCCGGCATCGCCCCGGGGCTCGGAGCCGATACGATGGTGCTTGCTTTTGCCGTGGCGGCGATCGGCGGTCTCGGACAGATCGAGGGGGCCGCCCTGGCCTCGCTGATCGTCGGCCTGGCGCGCGTGCTCGCGATCTATCTGGCGCCGTCGCTGGATGCCGTCGCGCCCTATGCCGCGATGCTTGTCGTTCTCCTGATCCGTCCCTACGGGCTGTTCGGATCGGTGGCGGCGCGGAGGATATGA